In Theropithecus gelada isolate Dixy unplaced genomic scaffold, Tgel_1.0 HiC_scaffold_826, whole genome shotgun sequence, the sequence AAGTTCAGAGGGGAGGATGAGATGTCTGGCAGGATGCGTTGTTCAGGAAGggttctttcctctccttcatcATCTCTTACCTTCTTCTGCCCACAGGGTGTGGATATGAACGCAAGAGGAGAGTGGAAGACCTTGCCAGCCCCTCTTGACCACATTAATCTTCATGTCCGTGGGGGCTACATCCTGCCCTGGCAAGAGCCTGCACTGAACACCCACTTAAGGTGAATGACAGGACTCAGGTTTTCCTTTACAGGTCAGTTAGCTCAACAATGTGTAATGAAGTCCACCAAAACGTAAGCATCACTCTCAAGCCCACATGCAATTTTACTCaacacttgtttttctttgtgcttgTTTGTATGTTAATCTTTTTCAGACTCGATACTCTGACGAATTATTAATAACTCTTTGAAGTCTAAGGGAGTGAGATGATAGGTCTAAGAACGTCATTTTTAATCTCACATCTGAGATGGAAGTCAATATAGGAGCAGCCACAATTGACAACAGCTTTGCAGAAGCTGCTGTTTTAGAACCGTGTCCAGTGGATTTTGAAAGACTGTAGTTCATGTCCTTCCTTAAACCCTTTGAATTGCTTTTCAAAACACGCTAACAGCCAGGTGATCAACCTCATTTGTTTGCCAGGACTGTTGCAATTGTAGTACCAGAAGTCTCCCCTCTTGGGATACTTCTCATTTCTGAGAATCATCTGCTGCTAGTATCTTTTCCAGTTTGAAATCTGATGGAAATATTCTCAACTCCGTTGGCAAAATTCTCTGACTCCTGTCTTGTCTCTTGAATCTTGTTCCCCACAGTCGAAAGAACCCTCTTGGTCTTATCATTGCCCTAGATGAGAACAAAGAAGCGAAAGGAGAACTTTTCTGGGATGATGGGCAAACAAAGGGTGAGCGCTGTTACGATCATGTTGCTGTTTCCAAACCCGCACCTGTGACTTGTGGTCCTTCCCTCCTGCTGGTCGCTGAGCTGTGGGAGAAATCTCAGCAGGCACAGCAGCAAGAGTCACtgaattgttttgtttctggtCGCACCATTCAGGGATAGTGGTAGATGAACTGCAGACGAAAGAAATATACATGTGTACCTCTAACAATTCTCCCATTAGCCAGTGATATCTATAATAGGCTCTCATTTTATTGTCAGTGGGTTCTTAGATGAAAAGATTTCAAGACTGTTCCCTAATTCAATGTTAATGTCTTCCTCCCAAAATTCTTATGAGCAAACGTTGAGGATATAAAAATCATGCCCCTACCAGTGAGGCAGTGAGAATATACTGTTCCAGTGTGTACTCATCTAGCCATACATTTTAGCCTATTTGTGGCTCCCAGTTTAGGAAATAGATTCCCTTGAAGCATATGCCTTGGAAGCCCTCAGAAGGGAATCTTTACAATGTTCCAgtaggaaggagaaggaaaaacaatgGCTTGGCCTTGGAGATGCTTGTCCATCTAATCCAATATGTAGattcaaaattattcatttatttagttgtaAAATATTTAGTTGGCAAATAAAGATTGAATATACTTAAGGTGGACAATATGAGGATTTAATATACGTAGGCATAGCATAGTGATTACCACAGCTATTTTAATGAACACATTCATCACCACCAATACTGCAGACTGGATCCCCAGACCTTATTCATCTACTAACTGAACGTTTGTACCCTTGACCATCATCTCCCCATTTTCCATGGCCGCAGGCTGTGAGAACAACTGTTGTAGGCTCTGCTTCTAAGAGAtgaacttttttagattccacatagaggtgagaccatgcagtatttgactttctgtctctggcttatttcacttggtataatgtcctccagagtcattcatgctgttgcaaatggcagaatgtTGTACtttctttgtctgaaaaatattctAGTGTATATATGTCCCAAAAtatgtttatctattcatccaccaatagacacttaggttgttttcttatcttggctactgtgaggaaagaaattaaaaacttaaatgtaagggCTAAAATTGTAaagctcctagaagaaaacatagaaaaaaccTCCTTGACGTAGTCTTGGCGGTtactttttggatatgacaccaaaagcaaaggcaaaatgCCAAAAAGGCAACAAGCATGACTACATCAAACTAAGaggctcctgcacagcaaaagaaacaatcaacaaagtgaaaaggcaaactacagaacggataaaaatctttgcaaaccatatatctcaGAAgagattaatataaaaaatatggaaCTCATGCAACTGCAAAAGATCCAATGACCCAATTACAAACTGGGTGAAGGACCTGAGCAGATGTTTTCCcaaggaagacatacaagtggctaactggtatgtgaaaagatgctcaacatcaggaaatgacagaaattgcaaatcaaaaatcacagtgagatatccCCTCACACCTGTTAGCATGGAAGTCGTAAAAAAGGTAAGAGATAAGTGCCGGCGAGggtgtggagaaaatggaatattttagactcttggtgggaatgtaaattattacagctGTTATgcaaaatagtatggaggttcctcaaaaaattaagaacagaTCTTCCCTGCAATCCCATGAAATCCCGcttctgggtgtatatccagAGTACAGGAAAGCAGTATCTCTAAGAGATATACTCACTCCTCCCATATTCATTACAGCATGATTtgcaacagccaagatatggaaacattCTAAGTGTACCTTCATGAatgaatacaatggaatattattcatccataagGAAATGGAAATACTGCCATTTGTGACATCAGGATGTAACTGAAAAGAGTGGTGGTGTGAAATCTGTTTTTCTGTGGTGGACAAGCTGGAATCTGACTTGACTTTCTTTCACTTGCAGATACTGTGGCCAATAAAGTGTATCTTTTATGTGAGTTTTCTGTTACTCAAGTGAGTATCATATTTTTCTGAATCTTAGGTGTGGGCTTTGGACTGACCATTAGCACATCTGTGCTTGTGTATATTGTATATGTGTGATTATATTTGTAACTTTCTATGCATTATTGGCTATGAGTGAGCACATTTCTATTTATGATTTCATCagagttttcaaaagaaggcattaaTATAGCAAATAGCATTtgtaaatacagtttaaaaatatctgtgtgtttttatgattgttttaaattagaaaattattaaaataattttgtacttCTTGAGCACACACTAGTAGAGAAAGCAGAGAGGCATCCAGGGCAGTGGGGGTGTCCggtctgcaatggaatatttgagTGACTTGAGAATCTGTGTATTGCAGGCATACCTTTATGCATAATTGGACTTAATTGTTTTGCAGAACCGCTTGGAGGTGAATATTTCACAATCAACCTACAAGGACCCCAATAATTTGGCATTTAATGAGATTAAAATTCTTGGGACGGAGGAACCTAGCAATGTTACAGTGAAACACAATGGTGTCCCAAGTCAGACTTCTCCTACAGTCACTTATGATTCTAACCTGAAGGTAAAAGCCCATTTTGTTGAGATGGTGTATTGAGAATTCTCCATAGTATCATGGTGTTCCTTTATGCCAAGGTTGCATGGGTTCTTGAAGGAATAGAGCAACCATGAGGCCTGTTTTTTGGAAGTTAGAGGACTGGGAATAAAATGAGGTGGCAAGAGCTAGAATGAGTTGGGTGTTTACCTTattcccttctctgcctcccaatgTTCTTCTCTCTCTAACTGATTTCACTTCCTTTTCCCTCAAATACAATTATAATTACAATGAGGCACAAGAAGAGCAAAATTAGGAAAGTGGGGAACAGCCTTATATTATTAGCctgtgaaaattatatgactGGAACAGCATAGATAAGATTCAGTTTTGAAAAAGAGACCAGTTTGCATAGGAAACTTGTGGTCAGATTTTGGAGGGTCTTAGTTACCAACTTGATTTAATTGTCAAAGGGCCTCACGTTGATCCTTGAATGAAGGCTGTGCTACTGTGTGTGAGCATtgctgggagtgggagtgggttTTGGGGACTAGTTGAACTGGGAAGTACAAGATCATTTAGACTGGGAGGAGACTGGGAGAAGGATGATAATTTTAGAATGGGATTTTATTATTCCAGACAAGTGAGAACTTGGGAAATGCTGTTTAAAGAAATGTCAAAGATAAGAaaagtatatagaaaaatattaaacatttgaaTGAATGGTAATCAAGGAAGGTTTCAAAATTGGAGTCTTTGGGGTTACAGAAACGAAGAGGCTAGGGtgttagaaatggaaagaaatacatgatttttttcagcctctcaattttgctgttgCTAAAATTGAAacccaaataaatgaaacagaataccCGACtcaccctgatgtgattattatgcattgtatgcctgaaTCAACATGTTTCATataacccataaatatgtatacctactatatccattaaaattaaaaattaaagaaatcatTTGTTCAATGTTGTATAGAAATGTGGACATGATAACCAGATCATATGATTCTTAATGCTGTGTTCTTTATACCACTCCACGCCAATGGGGGATATGGGTTTGGGGACTGGAGAGCAAGGGGATCAGCTCACTTTTTGGGTGACACCATGTGTCATGCTAAAGAGGAAGTGCAGAAGAGAGCCTTCCTGACAAGACACAGAGGGCTAAGAGGAGTCAGGGCAGAAAAGAATAAGGGGTGATAATGACGAGTTTTATTTGAccacattgttttctttattctatgtACAAAGATTCTGCTAGAGAGGAGACATTTGCCCTGTTGCTGCTAATTAGATTCCCCCAATGTGCGGTTCTCTTCTTATCAGCTAAAGTCATGTGTTGGTTGGATGGTTGAATGTCTGgtcaaatttctattttctttcttaaaaaaaaaaaaagcctcagatCTTGCAAGGCCTATCTCCTACAGATGAATTTccttgtgatttctgcattccTACAGGTTGCCATTATCACAGACATCAATCTTCTCCTGGGAGAAGCCTACACAGTGGAGTGGAGCATAAAGATAAGGGATGATGAAAAAATAGACTGTTACCCTGATGAGAATGACGCTTCTGCAGAAAACTGTGCTGCCCGTGGCTGCATCTGGGAGGTAACCATGCTGCTGGGGTTCATGTGCATGGAAATCTCCACACCTAATGTATAGTTTCTTAAGCACAGCAGTAGTACTTACATAACTACCTAAAATCCATAGAAAGTACTTCCTAAGGGACATGATCTGGATGTGATGAGTAGGTGGGGACATGtgtgaaactttttaaaatgaatattttgcttGGAGACCAGgaatttaaatttatgttattgCCAAGTGATCAGTGATGGGCTGGTTTTATTGTGGTATAAAATGATGTTTCTACCCCTGTTTAGGTTAGAGAACTTTCAGACCACATGCTGTGCTGATCTATGACTTTACCCTTACTTTTCAGGCATCCAATTCTTCTGGAGTCCCTTTTTGCTATTTTGTCAACGATCTATACTCTGTCAGTAATGTTCAATATAATTCACATGGGGCCACAGCTGATATCTCCTTAAAGTCTTCCGTGTATGCCAATGCCTTCCCTTCCACACCCGTGAACCCCCTTCGCCTGGATGTCACTTACCATAAGAATGAAATGCTGCAGTTCAAGGTAAACACAGTACATGCATCAGGTAGTGATTAGACCCTTTTCAGTTCCATTACCTTTTATTGGTCCGAGTCACAGAACCCTAAAATAAGTTAATCATGCTACAATAGACTAGATCATTATCCAGAAAGCACTGAGAAATCATTGAGGGAACAATGAGACCTGCCCtgattttcatttggaaaagatTACTGTGGCTACTGTTAGGAAAATGGCTGGGAGAGAAAGAGCGGGTATGGAGAGACAAGTTGGGAGGCTGCCAGTTAGGCAAGTCAGTTGAGGGATTAGGTTTGAACTAGACACTGGAATGCAGGTGGAGAAGAGTGGACCTGTCTGAGGTTGAGAAAGTTGGGTGACAGGATATAGTGCTCTATTGCAAGCAGGTGACAATGAAGAGGGAAAACCAAGAATGAAGACCATGTTTCTAGCTTGCGTCTTAATATGGATGGTGCTGACATTAACTGGAATAGGAATACTGAAAAGGTTTGTGCTTGATCAATGTCAGATGATATGTTCATTTTGGGATACTGAATTTGAGATTTCTATAAAATAGCCACCAATGTGCagtgatttcatttctttccagGATTTAATTGCATTTAAGGACTAGGGATGGACTAGAGATTAGGTCtgtttttctattaaattaaGCTTCTCAAGGACAGGAATGTGccctttcctctttctgcttCTGAAGTCTAATACAGAGCCTGGCAGATAGTTAGCACTGTAATGTTACTGACACAGTAAGTGAAAGTGATCAGGACATTGTCACATTGCCTGAGAGGTTCTTTATAATATGACATCAACCTGAATTCAGAGTTTTTGTACCTCCTCTAATGCAGGGATGATGCTGTAGTATGTTTGTACATCATAGCACTAGCATGTTGTAGGCTCCTAATGGGTTTGAAATGAATGAACCTCCTTGGAGTTTTAGCCTTAACCATTGCCTACTCTACCTCTTGATAATGCAGTAGCTTTTCCAAAATATTTGCCTCTTTCTGACCCACTTTAATTCTCTCTGCCTTTGTGGTTGTTATTCTTCAGCAGAATGACTTGATCTCCTTCCTTTGTTTGGTTAATAACTACCAAGCTGTTAATACTCTAGACTGTATTTCTCCCGTGACACCATCTCAGTCTCTCAGAAACAGTGTTAGGCATTTCCTTCCCTAGAATCTAACAGCACTTCTACATAGCTCTCCCTTAGCACACATCACCCAGGTGTTGTGAGCTGCTCTATTTCACTTCTCATTCGCATGTGAATTTTGTAAAGCCGTAGCACTTCCTTATTCAGCCCACATCCCTAGTGTCTTGTGCAGTGTCAGGCAGGGATGTAGTAGATACTCATGAGTCAGTTTAGATACCACCTTCAGCAAGGA encodes:
- the LOC112618030 gene encoding maltase-glucoamylase, intestinal-like translates to GVDMNARGEWKTLPAPLDHINLHVRGGYILPWQEPALNTHLSRKNPLGLIIALDENKEAKGELFWDDGQTKDTVANKVYLLCEFSVTQNRLEVNISQSTYKDPNNLAFNEIKILGTEEPSNVTVKHNGVPSQTSPTVTYDSNLKVAIITDINLLLGEAYTVEWSIKIRDDEKIDCYPDENDASAENCAARGCIWEASNSSGVPFCYFVNDLYSVSNVQYNSHGATADISLKSSVYANAFPSTPVNPLRLDVTYHKNEMLQFKIYDPNNNRYEVPVPLNVPTVPSGTPEGQLYDVLIKKNPFGIEIRRRSTGTIISMDELFPSDLFSWEIFSILEIITEAVECA